In Entelurus aequoreus isolate RoL-2023_Sb linkage group LG02, RoL_Eaeq_v1.1, whole genome shotgun sequence, one genomic interval encodes:
- the tubgcp4 gene encoding gamma-tubulin complex component 4, whose amino-acid sequence MIHELLLALSGFPGTIFTYNKRTGLQVSQDLPFLHPSETGVFNRLCKLGSDYIRFTEFIEQHSGHVHQQEHNTNQASQTGLHGFYLRAFCTGLDSMLQPYRQALLDLEQEFLGDPHLTISYVNYKLDQFQLLFPSVMVVVEAIKSQKIHGCQILESVYKHSCGGLPPVRMALEKILAVCHGVMYKQLAAWMLHGLLLDQNEEFFVKQGPSAGGAASNQEEEEEDLGLGGLSGKQLRELQDLRLIEEENMLAPSLQQFSLRAEMLPSYIPIRVAEKILFVGESVQMFENHNHSPSRAGSILKHQEDSFAAELHRLKQESLFSLVDFENVIDGIRSTVAEHLWTLMVEESDLLEQLKIIKDFYLLGRGELYQVFIDLAQHMLKTPPTAVTEHDVNVAFQQAAHKVLLDDDNLLPLLHLTVDYQGKDNKEMAGPRDGVTPPQDISPREMPPTGWAALGLIYKVQWPLHVLFTPAVLEKYNIVFRYLLSVRRVQSQLQHCWALQMQRKHLKSSHSDAIKWRLRNHMAFLIDNLQYYLQVDVLESQFSQLLQQIHSTRDFESIRLAHDHFLSNLLAQSFILLKPVFHCLNEILELCQSFCSLVSQSVALLDERGTAQLDILVKGFRRQSSLLFKILSSVRNHQINSDLAQLLLRLDYNKYYTHAGGTLGSV is encoded by the exons ATGATTCACGAGTTACTGTTGGCTTTGAGTGGATTCCCAGGGACCATTTTCACGTACAACAAAAGAACGGGTTTGCAG GTGTCTCAGGACCTGCCATTCCTCCATCCCAGTGAGACCGGTGTCTTCAATCGACTCTGTAAACTGGGCTCCGACTACATTCGATTTACAGAGTTTATAGAGCAACACTCTGGCCATGTGCATCAACAA GAACATAACACAAATCAGGCCAGCCAGACGGGACTTCACGGATTTTACTTGCGTGCGTTCTGCACAGGACTTGACTCCATGCTGCAGCCTTACAGACAGGCCCTGCTGGACCTTGAACAGGAG TTCCTTGGAGATCCCCACCTGACCATATCCTATGTGAATTATAAGCTTGATCAG TTTCAGTTGCTTTTTCCCTCTGTCATGGTGGTGGTCGAGGCTATTAAATCACAAAAG ATTCACGGCTGTCAAATCCTGGAAAGTGTGTACAAGCACAGCTGTGGGGGGCTTCCTCCTGTACGCATGGCCCTAGAAAA GATCCTCGCAGTGTGCCATGGTGTGATGTACAAACAACTCGCAGCATGGATGTTGCATGGTTTATTGCTGGACCAAAATGAGGAGTTTTTCGTGAAACAGGGTCCAAGCGCAGGAGGAGCAGCGTCAAaccaggaggaagaagaagaggatctTGGTCTAGGAGGCTTAAGTGGCAAACAGCTGAGAGAACTGCAGGATCTG AGGCTGATAGAGGAGGAGAACATGTTGGCTCCATCTCTCCAGCAGTTCTCCCTGCGAGCAGAGATGTTGCCTTCTTACATCCCCATACGAGTGGCGGAAAAGATCCTCTTTGTTGGAGAATCTGTCCAAATGTTTGAAAACCACAACCACAGCCCATCTAGAGCTG GCTCCATACTGAAACACCAGGAGGACAGTTTTGCTGCCGAGTTGCACAGACTCAAACAAGAGTCTCTCTTTAGCCTGGtggattttgaaaatgtaattgatGGCATCAGAAGCACTGTGGCAGAG CATCTTTGGACACTGATGGTGGAGGAGTCTGATCTTCTTGAGCAGCTCAAG ATCATTAAGGACTTCTACTTGCTGGGTCGCGGCGAGCTCTATCAGGTTTTTATCGACCTAGCGCAGCACATGCTGAAGACCCCACCGACGGCTGTCACCGAACACG ATGTAAATGTGGCCTTCCAGCAAGCAGCCCATAAGGTGCTGCTGGATGATGACAATCTGCTGCCTTTACTGCACCTCACTGTTGACTACCAAGGCAAAGACAACAAAG AGATGGCAGGTCCAAGAGATGGAGTCACTCCTCCGCAAGACATCTCCCCTCGTGAGATGCCTCCCACAGGCTGGGCGGCTCTCGGCCTCATCTACAAGGTTCAGTGGCCACTGCACGTCCTGTTCACTCCTGCTGTTCTGGAAAA GTACAACATCGTGTTCAGGTACCTGCTGAGTGTGCGACGAGTGCAGTCGCAGCTGCAGCACTGCTGGGCTTTGCAAATGCAGAGGAAACATCTCAAGTCCAGTCATAGCGACGCTATTAAGTGGAGGCTACGCAACCACATGGCTTTCCTGATCGATAACCTTCAATACTACTTACAG GTGGACGTGTTGGAGTCGCAATTCTCTCAGCTGCTTCAACAAATCCACTCCACCAGAGACTTTGAGAGCATCAGACTGGCCCACGACCATTTCCTCAGCAACCTGCTGGCCCAGTCCTTCATCCTCCTCAAGCCA GTCTTCCATTGCTTGAATGAGATCCTGGAGCTCTGTCAGAGCTTCTGTTCCTTGGTTAGTCAGAGTGTGGCCCTACTGGACGAGAGGGGAACAGCTCAGCTGGACATCCTGGTGAAG GGCTTCAGGCGTCAGTCCTCGCTGTTGTTCAAAATCCTGTCAAGCGTGAGGAATCACCAGATCAACTCGGATCTGGCTCAGCTGCTTCTGCGACTGGACTACAACAAGTACTACACCCATGCTGGAGGAACCCTGGGCAG tGTTTAA